Proteins found in one Promicromonospora sukumoe genomic segment:
- a CDS encoding class I SAM-dependent methyltransferase, translating to MVKQPGVARIRRHWDRQSVTYDSKMARAEQMFGDTRDWVCRQATGQVLEVAVGTGLNLGLYPAHATLTGMDLSPAMLDRARRHAAELGRAVDLRVGDAQHLEFDDASFDTVVCTFGLCAVPDDGGAVDEMVRVLRPGGLLLLADHVVSTSAPLRMLQAVAELYSVRFQNEHFRRRPILHVRAAGLDVERHDRFTRGVIERLAARKPAAG from the coding sequence ATGGTCAAGCAACCCGGCGTGGCGCGCATCCGCCGGCACTGGGACCGGCAGTCGGTGACCTACGACAGCAAGATGGCGCGCGCCGAGCAGATGTTCGGCGACACCCGCGACTGGGTGTGCCGGCAGGCCACCGGCCAGGTCCTGGAGGTCGCCGTCGGGACGGGCCTGAACCTGGGCCTCTACCCCGCGCACGCCACCCTGACCGGGATGGACCTCAGCCCGGCGATGCTCGACCGGGCCCGCCGGCACGCCGCCGAGCTGGGCCGCGCCGTGGACCTGCGCGTAGGCGACGCCCAGCACCTGGAGTTCGACGACGCCTCGTTCGACACCGTGGTCTGCACGTTCGGCCTGTGCGCCGTGCCCGACGACGGCGGCGCGGTCGACGAGATGGTGCGCGTGCTGCGCCCCGGCGGCCTGCTGCTGCTCGCCGACCACGTGGTGAGCACGTCCGCGCCGCTGCGGATGCTCCAGGCGGTCGCCGAGCTCTACAGCGTGCGGTTCCAGAACGAGCACTTCCGACGGCGTCCGATCCTGCACGTCCGGGCGGCCGGGCTGGACGTCGAGCGGCACGACCGGTTCACCCGCGGCGTCATCGAGCGGCTGGCCGCCCGCAAGCCGGCGGCGGGCTGA
- a CDS encoding C40 family peptidase → MEPNLEPAAPARARGRHRAAHRPLAGVARVAGDQVTTFAGRGAVVAAAGGGVLLSLIAPPAQAAPATMTVGTELTGQPAQAALNTADLNALTAQARESVSASTMISVSADAELKVEKSAVSVVSAKQNAEYQAQIEAEEAERAAAERGATVVSIAMRYLGVPYVWGGTTPSGFDCSGFTSYVFAQVGINLPRTSSQQLYAGTPVSWAEAQPGDLIWTPGHIAIYAGNGMQIEAPVPGKSVRYTSIWQSNPTFLRVG, encoded by the coding sequence ATGGAGCCCAACCTCGAACCGGCAGCGCCCGCGCGCGCACGGGGCCGGCACCGCGCCGCCCACCGCCCCCTGGCAGGCGTCGCACGCGTCGCCGGCGACCAGGTCACCACCTTCGCCGGCCGTGGCGCGGTCGTCGCGGCCGCCGGCGGCGGCGTGCTGCTGTCGCTCATCGCCCCGCCCGCCCAGGCGGCGCCGGCCACGATGACGGTCGGCACCGAGCTGACCGGTCAGCCCGCCCAGGCCGCGCTCAACACCGCGGACCTCAACGCCCTGACCGCCCAGGCCCGCGAGTCGGTCTCCGCGTCGACCATGATCTCCGTGTCCGCGGACGCCGAGCTGAAGGTCGAGAAGTCGGCGGTCAGCGTGGTCTCGGCCAAGCAGAACGCCGAGTACCAGGCGCAGATCGAGGCCGAGGAGGCCGAGCGGGCAGCCGCCGAGCGCGGCGCCACGGTGGTCTCCATCGCAATGCGCTACCTCGGCGTCCCCTACGTGTGGGGCGGCACCACGCCGAGCGGGTTCGACTGCTCCGGGTTCACGTCCTACGTGTTCGCCCAGGTCGGCATCAACCTGCCGCGCACCTCGTCCCAGCAGCTCTACGCCGGCACGCCGGTGTCGTGGGCAGAGGCCCAGCCGGGCGACCTGATCTGGACCCCCGGCCACATCGCGATCTACGCGGGCAACGGCATGCAGATCGAGGCGCCGGTCCCCGGCAAGAGCGTGCGGTACACGAGCATCTGGCAGTCCAACCCCACGTTCCTGCGGGTCGGCTGA